One genomic segment of Hordeum vulgare subsp. vulgare chromosome 2H, MorexV3_pseudomolecules_assembly, whole genome shotgun sequence includes these proteins:
- the LOC123425953 gene encoding protein LAZ1 homolog 1-like, with product MEILQQGTMSMFPGMDLTKMDPPTLTLLGAACCVMLSMHFTIQLVSQHLFYWKNPKEQKAILIIVLMPPLYAMTSFAGLLDIKGSKTFFTCLESVKECYEALVIAKFLALMYSYLNISISKNIVPDEIKGRVLHHSFPVSLFLPRNVRLEHKTLKLLKYWTWQFVVVRPVCSILIIVLQLLGLYPSWVSWTFTIILNFSVSMALYALVIFYHLFAKELAPHKPLAKFLCIKGIVFFSFWQGCALDVLAAVGFIQSHHFWLDVEHIQEAIQNVLIILEMVIFSVLQQYAYHVAPYSGADKAKFEKKNE from the exons ATGGAGATCCTTCAACAAG GCACTATGTCGATGTTCCCTGGGATGGATCTTACGAAAATGGATCCTCCAACTCTTACCCTCCTTGGAGCAGCTTGTTGTGTAATGTTGTCTATGCATTTCACAATACAGCTGGTATCACAGCATCTTTTTTATTGGAAAAATCCCAAAGAGCAGAAGGCTATACTCATTATAGTGCTGATGCCTCCATTGTATGCTATGACTTCCTTTGCTGGTCTTCTGGATATTAAGGGAAGCAAAACGTTTTTTACATGCTTGGAGTCTGTTAAAGAATGTTATGAAGCACTG GTTATTGCTAAGTTTCTGGCATTGATGTACAGCTACTTAAATATATCTATCAGTAAAAACATCGTACCTGATGAAATCAAAGGGAGGGTGCTTCATCATTCTTTCCCTGTTTCTCTTTTCCTG CCCCGTAATGTTCGGTTGGAGCACAAGACACTTAAGCTTCTGAAGTACTGGACCTGGCAATTTGTTGTTGTTAGGCCTGTATGCTCCATTCTGATTATTGTACTTCAGCTTCTTGGGTTGTACCCCAGCTGGGTCAGCTGGACGTTCACAATTATATTGAACTTTTCAGTCTCCATGGCATTATATGCCTTGGTCATATTCTATCACTTGTTTGCTAAGGAGCTGGCACCTCACAAGCCTCTTGCAAAGTTCTTGTGCATCAAAGGGATTGTCTTCTTCTCTTTCTGGCAG GGCTGTGCCTTGGATGTTTTGGCTGCTGTAGGGTTTATTCAATCTCACCATTTCTGGCTGGACGTGGAGCACATCCAGGAGGCAATCCAGAATGTCTTGATTATCCTGGAAATGGTCATCTTCTCAGTTCTCCAGCAATACGCATATCACGTTGCTCCGTACAGTGGCGCTGACAAGGCAAAATTCGAGAAGAAGAATGAATGA